In Methanococcoides sp. AM1, one genomic interval encodes:
- a CDS encoding sodium:solute symporter — translation MDGYQLFMVMLAVYLCGLIGIGWYFTKRQKTVTDFWLAGRKIGTIGIGFSSAASWLTAGGILAVIGFFMLLGMGSIWGFVAPNILALLIIAIFVKRIKHLPAITQAELLEQRYSSALRAPVGIIITIVMILFAVADIKGFALVLEIFYGVDPIYAALIVALAVSVYVTLGGLHAVVWTDVVQFVFLSIFAIIMAFLAVDSATSGVAGISTASDLFSGVPTDWWNPFIIGMPMVLIFVFAIVPGWITEQDPWQKVWAAKDSTSARNGLVLGSLLVTIVFAACAVIAIGLNALYPEIAAAGFPMGMAQAEPALLTYIVSTFSPVVIGLSAIGLAAASMSCADTFATSGASCISRDIYQRFVKPDATMKQMLAINRLSVLFVVAAATVGSFFINSIIDAIHIATFIASASYFFPLMGGLYWKRATKEGALAGLLVGAIAQVSFTVYDLSMTAPMAPPYLETVHPVLMGHGVIVGMALSGIAFFGVSFMTRPSNIINLAPFFKEEAEELASHEAQTVDEKSAEYKKFLNNVDAQITGERAHLHLRLEGSATVNWTKFVEQLKESYPAWVTPTGIDSVYRLIQADMLACVSITRGQGEKDIWFASEPPVDSVEMQKRELFIAYKEVAAALEETGVILTMANNE, via the coding sequence ATGGATGGTTATCAATTGTTTATGGTAATGCTTGCAGTCTATCTTTGTGGACTGATAGGTATTGGCTGGTACTTTACAAAAAGACAAAAGACAGTAACTGATTTCTGGCTTGCCGGTCGTAAGATCGGTACGATCGGGATTGGATTCTCATCGGCAGCTTCATGGCTGACAGCTGGTGGAATATTAGCTGTAATAGGATTTTTCATGCTACTTGGAATGGGCTCTATATGGGGGTTCGTAGCACCGAACATTCTTGCATTGCTTATTATCGCTATATTTGTGAAAAGGATCAAGCACCTTCCTGCTATCACACAGGCAGAACTTCTCGAACAGAGGTACAGTTCCGCACTCCGTGCTCCGGTGGGAATTATTATCACGATCGTGATGATACTTTTCGCAGTTGCTGACATCAAGGGATTTGCTCTTGTACTGGAGATATTCTATGGGGTTGACCCGATATATGCAGCTCTAATTGTTGCTCTTGCAGTATCTGTGTATGTTACTCTTGGTGGTTTGCATGCTGTTGTCTGGACCGATGTTGTCCAGTTCGTGTTCCTTTCCATATTTGCAATTATAATGGCATTCCTTGCAGTTGATTCAGCTACATCAGGTGTTGCTGGAATTTCAACAGCATCCGATCTTTTCTCCGGAGTTCCTACTGATTGGTGGAATCCGTTCATCATCGGTATGCCGATGGTACTGATCTTCGTCTTTGCGATCGTTCCGGGATGGATCACTGAACAGGACCCATGGCAGAAGGTATGGGCAGCTAAGGACTCAACTTCCGCAAGGAATGGTCTGGTCCTTGGTTCACTCCTTGTCACTATCGTATTTGCTGCATGTGCAGTTATTGCGATCGGACTGAATGCATTGTATCCGGAGATCGCAGCAGCAGGTTTCCCAATGGGAATGGCTCAGGCAGAACCTGCATTACTGACCTACATAGTCAGTACTTTCTCACCTGTGGTGATCGGTCTTAGTGCAATTGGTCTTGCAGCAGCTTCAATGTCCTGTGCTGATACCTTTGCTACATCCGGTGCATCATGTATCTCACGAGATATCTACCAGAGGTTTGTAAAACCGGATGCAACAATGAAGCAGATGCTTGCTATCAACAGGCTCAGTGTCCTCTTCGTTGTCGCTGCAGCAACTGTAGGTTCCTTCTTCATTAACAGTATCATCGATGCAATTCATATTGCGACCTTCATTGCAAGTGCATCATATTTCTTCCCTCTAATGGGTGGACTTTACTGGAAACGTGCTACAAAGGAAGGTGCACTGGCAGGTCTTCTTGTTGGTGCTATTGCACAGGTCTCTTTTACTGTCTATGATCTTTCAATGACCGCACCTATGGCTCCTCCATATCTTGAGACCGTACACCCGGTCCTTATGGGTCATGGTGTCATTGTCGGAATGGCACTGAGTGGAATTGCATTCTTTGGCGTCTCATTTATGACAAGGCCATCTAACATCATCAACCTTGCTCCATTCTTTAAAGAAGAAGCAGAAGAGCTGGCAAGCCACGAGGCACAGACAGTAGATGAGAAGAGTGCAGAGTACAAGAAATTCCTCAACAATGTCGATGCGCAGATCACAGGGGAACGTGCACACCTTCATTTGAGACTTGAAGGTTCTGCAACAGTTAATTGGACCAAATTCGTTGAACAGCTGAAAGAATCATATCCTGCATGGGTCACACCAACTGGTATTGATTCTGTTTACAGGTTGATCCAGGCTGACATGCTTGCATGTGTGTCCATCACACGTGGTCAAGGCGAGAAAGACATTTGGTTTGCATCAGAACCACCTGTAGATTCCGTTGAGATGCAGAAAAGGGAACTTTTCATCGCATACAAAGAGGTCGCAGCTGCTCTTGAAGAGACAGGTGTTATCCTTACAATGGCAAACAATGAGTAA
- a CDS encoding DUF5803 family protein, giving the protein MKKPIITVVFLFALAILASGCIDELVPVDEEVVSTNLSTYELEIFNDPSYDGGFVNTTTFYLADDGSANVVHMIVNASVIEVIPLEDMLNPNKEAISNIVILAGSSNDTEPSFETFEMLSTSSIEDVPVFNYTMDDEILRGQKHIYIRFNESITGIVSYSLATPKGQDFMYVPAHDSVVRFILPEGYTTGNPFVGKVSPEPAERYFDDLDREVLVWYDLRAKPGSFTEMARDFLKVEVSAEDFPYKPIIVKFYQKSAPRMLLIGTSILGAGVLIVLGNYLSTRRKLRKTREMIEEGFDEKRRN; this is encoded by the coding sequence ATGAAAAAACCAATTATAACAGTAGTATTTCTCTTCGCTCTTGCAATACTGGCGTCAGGCTGTATCGACGAGCTTGTACCTGTGGACGAAGAAGTGGTGTCAACTAATCTTTCCACATATGAGCTGGAGATCTTTAACGATCCCTCGTATGATGGTGGTTTCGTTAATACGACTACGTTCTATCTTGCAGATGACGGATCTGCAAATGTCGTCCATATGATCGTGAATGCTTCTGTTATTGAGGTAATACCTCTGGAAGATATGCTGAACCCGAACAAGGAAGCTATTTCAAATATTGTGATCCTTGCAGGTAGTTCAAATGACACAGAACCATCCTTTGAAACCTTTGAGATGCTTTCAACATCTTCAATAGAGGATGTTCCTGTTTTTAATTACACCATGGATGATGAGATCCTTCGTGGGCAGAAACACATTTACATAAGGTTCAATGAGAGCATCACAGGTATTGTATCATATAGCCTGGCAACACCTAAGGGACAGGATTTCATGTACGTTCCGGCCCATGATTCTGTTGTGAGGTTCATTCTGCCCGAAGGCTATACTACGGGCAATCCCTTTGTAGGCAAGGTGAGTCCCGAACCTGCAGAGAGGTATTTTGATGATCTCGACAGGGAAGTTCTTGTATGGTATGATCTGCGTGCAAAGCCCGGCTCATTTACAGAGATGGCAAGAGATTTCCTGAAAGTTGAGGTATCTGCTGAAGACTTTCCATATAAACCAATAATCGTCAAGTTCTATCAGAAATCTGCTCCACGTATGCTTCTTATAGGTACAAGTATCCTTGGTGCAGGCGTGCTTATAGTTCTCGGGAACTACCTTTCAACAAGAAGAAAACTTCGGAAGACCCGTGAAATGATCGAAGAAGGTTTTGATGAGAAACGGAGAAACTGA